One genomic segment of Gadus chalcogrammus isolate NIFS_2021 chromosome 3, NIFS_Gcha_1.0, whole genome shotgun sequence includes these proteins:
- the kif16ba gene encoding kinesin-like protein KIF16B — protein MASVKVAVRVRPINRREKDLAAKGIIKMGGSKTTITNLKMADGLTGDSMRERTKTFTYDYSYDSSDCKHTNFISQEKVFKDLGSDVLKAAFEGYNACIFAYGQTGSGKSYTMMGIPGDVGLIPRICEGLFSRIAGTTRRDAASFRTEVSYLEIYNECVRDLLRRKTNDTFNLRVREHPKDGPYVEDLSKHLVQNYRDVEELMEAGNIKRTTASTGMNETSSRSHAIFTINFTQARFAAELPSETVSQIHLVDLAGSERADATGATGVRLKEGGNINKSLVTLGNVISALADQSQDTVNTNLKKRSLFVPYRDSVLTWLLKDSLGGNSKTIMIANVSPADVNYGETLSTLRYANRAKNIINKPTVNEDVNVRLIRELRAEIARLRALLMQGNQIALLDSPTALSMEEKLQQNEARVLELTKEWTNKWNETQNILKEETLALRKEGIGVVLDSELPHLIGIDDDLLSTGIILYHLKEGRTFVGRDDASSEQDIILHGLDLESEHCVFENQCGQVTLVPLGCSQCSVNGLPASKPAPLNQGAVILLGRTNMFRFNNPKEAAKLREKRKSGLLSTFSLSMSDLSQSCESLSTVMLYNPGLEFERQQREELEKLESKRRLISEMEVRQQTEKEELQRLQQEVESQRKESEEVQQRILQQEERLQLRSLAVENHLRLLLAQRERSSDGQEARAEEAAERAEVHRELALLQAQREEQAAGLQGELRRLEEQEEGQRLLVGRLGEELRDKREAAALALPPRDARRQEEEHRALTQIREALLRAKEAGGQGGEGEEEEEEGPEGNDRVVREVQARYRRFKEVQVKELTELEEEELRKQKERPEEEEQTAASRGQRESEDDEERRRHKESQLAGLARERLRLLGEERRRAVELLQGSSPLTNGNAGAVTEGNPAVSGAAGLESTLHAVEEELREKEERMRRLRRSEEELRQLQETYEFAADVAQQEGKVTRKEKEILQSKEAQQKEAMEQALSRLERRRWALQHSPSQDPLEEEEEQEEEEVQRRRKSGAPGGAEEQEKVERDLEELRQRVSEGEDHTRTPSPPAPDPPQGLPFSDDRIKAYIEQEVQRRLRSLNPNTESSMEPSPSYESMQGGPPLPDPHDVNLLQDVDLQQNQQTDRKLKYKCVSPAAPSGPPAQQGPLQVNVPRYLLRGQGKDEHYEYEVKISVGDETWTVFRRYSRFREMHRSLRMKYPELSALEFPPKKLFGNRDERMINERRGHLEAYLRRFFQVMLCSAGGSPLRGGDGLSKHAVGQLSSFFRKGVFDSSTHGTG, from the exons ATGGCATCGGTGAAGGTGGCTGTGCGGGTCCGGCCCATAAACAGACG GGAGAAGGACCTTGCAGCAAAGGGCATCATAAAGATGGGAGGGAGCAAAACAACCATCACCAATCTGAAG ATGGCGGATGGTTTGACGGGAGATTCGATGCGGGAGCGAACCAAGACGTTTACGTACGACTACTCGTACGACTCTTCGGACTGTAAACACACCAACTTCATCTCTCAGGAAAAG GTGTTTAAGGACCTGGGCTCAGACGTGCTGAAGGCTGCCTTCGAGGGCTACAACGCATGCATCTTCGCATACGGACAGACTGGCTCCGGAAAGTCCTACACCATGATGGGAATCCCA GGAGACGTGGGCCTCATCCCCCGGATCTGTGAGGGTCTGTTCAGCCGCATCGCGGGGACCACCCGCCGGGACGCGGCCTCGTTCAGGACCGAGGTCAG CTACCTGGAGATCTATAACGAGTGTGTGAGGGACCTGCTGAGAAGGAAGACCAACGACACCTTTAACCTCAGAGTCCGGGAGCACCCCAAAGATGGGCCGTATGTAGAGG ATCTGTCCAAGCACCTGGTTCAGAACTACCGGgacgtggaggagctgatggaggcggGGAACATCAAGCGCACCACGGCGAGCACCGGGATGAACGAAACGAGCAGCCGCTCCCACGCCATATTCACCATCAACTTCACTCAG gcccGGTTTGCTGCGGAGCTGCCCAGTGAGACCGTGAGTCAGATCCACCTGGTGGACCTGGCGGGCAGCGAGCGGGCCGACGCCACCGGAGCCACCGGCGTGCGTCTCAAGGAGGGCGGGAACATCAACAAGTCCCTGGTTACCCTCGGCAACGTCATCTCAGCGCTGG cggacCAGAGTCAGGACACGGTGAACACTAACCTGAAGAAGAGGTCTCTGTTCGTCCCGTACCGAGACTCTGTCCTCACCTGGCTCCTCAAGGACAGCCTGGGAGGGAACTCCAAGACCATCATGATCGCCA ATGTTTCCCCAGCCGATGTGAACTACGGAGAGACCCTTAGCACGCTGCGCTACGCTAACCGAGCTAAGAACATCATCAACAAGCCCACGGTGAACGAGGACGTGAACGTCCGCCTCATTCGGGAGCTCCGAGCGGAGATCGCCAGACTCCGAGCTCTGCTGATGCAGGGCAACCAG ATTGCTCTTCTGGACTCTCCTACAGCTTTGAGTATGGAGGAGAAACTACAGCAGAACGAAGCCCGG GTTCTTGAGCTGACCAAAGAATGGACCAACAAGTGGAACGAAACCCAGAACATCCTCAAG GAGGAGACCCTGGCGTTGAGGAAGGAGGGCATCGGGGTGGTGCTGGACTCTGAACTCCCTCACCTCATCGGCATCGACGACGACCTCCTGAGTACTGGGATCATCCTGTACCACCTGAAG GAGGGCCGGACGTTTGTCGGACGGGACGATGCGTCGAGCGAACAGGACATCA TCCTCCACGGTCTGGACCTGGAGAGTGAACACTGTGTGTTTGAGAACCAGTGCGGCCAGGTGACCCTGGTCCCACTGGGCTGCTcccagtgctccgttaacgggCTCCCAGCATCCAAACCCGCCCCCCTCAACCAGG GGGCTGTGATCCTATTGGGCCGGACCAACATGTTCCGCTTCAACAACCCTAAGGAGGCCGCCAAACTACGAGAGAAACGCAAG AgtggtctcctctccaccttcAGCCTGTCCATGTCGGATCTGTCCCAGTCCTGCGAGAGCCTCTCCACCGTCATGCTCTACAacccagg GTTGGAGTTTGAACGACAGCAGAGAGAAGAGCTAGAGAAACTGGAATCCAAGAG GCGGCTGATCTCAGAGATGGAGGTGCGGCAGCagacggagaaggaggagctgcagcGCCTCCAGCAGGAGGTGGAGAGTCAGAGGAAGGAGTCGGAGGAGGTGCAGCAGAGGATCCTGCAGCAGGAGGAGCGGCTGCAGCTCCGCAGCCTGGCCGTGGAGAACCACCTGCGCCTCCTCCTGGCCCAGAGGGAGCGCTCCTCGGACGGGCAGGAGGCCCgggcggaggaggcggcggagcgGGCGGAGGTCCACCGGGAGCTGGCGCTCCTCCAGGCGCAGCGGGAGGAGCAGGCGGCGGGGCTGCAGGGGGAGCTGCGGcggctggaggagcaggaggaggggcagcGGCTGCTGGTGGGccggctgggggaggagctgagggacAAGAGGGAGGCGGCCGCCCTGGCCCTGCCCCCCCGCGACGCCCgccggcaggaggaggagcaccgCGCCCTCACCCAGATACGGGAGGCGCTGCTCCGCGCCAAGGAGgccgggggccaggggggggagggggaagaggaggaggaggaggggccagaGGGGAACGACAGGGTCGTACGGGAGGTCCAGGCGCGCTACCGCCGCTTCAAGGAGGTGCAAGTCAAGGAGCtgacggagctggaggaggaggagctgcggaAACAGAAGGAgcggccggaggaggaggagcagacggcGGCGTCCCGTGGCCAGCGGGAGtcggaggacgacgaggagcgCCGGCGGCACAAGGAGAGCCAGCTGGCCGGCCTGGCCCGCGAGCGCCTGCGCCTCCTCGGGGAGGAGAGACGCCGCGCCGTGGAGCTCCTGCAGGGCTCCTCCCCCTTAACCAACGGCAACGCGGGCGCCGTAACCGAGGGCAACCCGGCGGTGTCAGGGGCCGCCGGGCTGGAGAGCACGCTGCACgccgtggaggaggagctgcgggagaaggaggagcggaTGCGGCGCCTCCGCCGGAGCGAGGAGGAGCTGCGGCAGCTGCAGGAGACGTACGAGTTTGCGGCCGACGTGGCGCAGCAGGAGGGGAAGGTGacgaggaaggagaaggagatccTGCAGAGCAAGGAGGCGCAGCAGAAGGAGGCCATGGAGCAGGCCCTGTCCCGGCTGGAGAGGCGGCGCTGGGCCCTCCAGCACAGCCCCTCCCAGGaccccctggaggaggaggaggagcaggaggaggaggaggtgcagcggaggaggaagagcggcgCCCCCGGAGGagcggaggagcaggagaa GGTGGAGCGGGACCTCGAGGAGCTGAGGCAGAGGGTCAGCGAGGGGGAGGACCACACCAGGACCCCCAGTCCCCCCGCCCCAGACCCGCCGCAGGGGCTGCCCTTTAGTGACGACAG gatAAAGGCCTACATTGAGCAGGAGGTGCAGCGGAGGTTGAGGAGCCTGAACCCCAACACGGAGAGCAGCATGGAGCCGTCTCCATCCTACGAGTCCATGCAGGGAGGACCCCCCCTACCTGATCCTCATGACGTGAACCTCCTTCAG GACGTTGATCTGCAGCAGAACCAACAGACCGACAGGAAGCTCAAGTACAAG TGTGTGTCCCCCGCGGCCCCCAGcggcccccccgcccagcaGGGGCCCCTACAGGTGAACGTTCCTCGCTACCTGCTGCGCGGACAAGGCAAGGACGAGCACTATGAGTATGAAGTGAAG ATCTCTGTGGGGGACGAGACATGGACGGTCTTCAGGAGGTACAGCCGTTTCCGGGAGATGCATCGGAGCCTCAGGATGAAATACCCGGAG CTCTCTGCTCTGGAGTTCCCTCCGAAGAAACTCTTTGGGAACCGAGATGAGAGGATGATCAACGAGAGACGAGGTCACTTGGAG gcgtATCTGCGGAGGTTCTTCCAGGTCATGCTGTGCTCTGCCGGAGGTTCTCCGCTGAGAGGGGGCGACGGTCTCTCCAAGCACGCGGTCGGAcagctctcctccttcttccggAAAGGCGTGTTCGACTCCAGCACTCACGGCACCGGCTGA
- the snrpb2 gene encoding U2 small nuclear ribonucleoprotein B'' — MDIRPNHTIYINNMNDKVNKDELKRSLYALFSQFGQIVDIVAMKTSKMRGQAFVVFKELAASTNALRQLQGFPFYNKPMRIQYAKTDSEVIAKMRGTYGDKDKKKDKKKKVPEVLTSLAKKPGPVALTPQTNSPAAPVPDNPPNYILFLSNLPEETNEMMLSMLFNQFPGFKEVRLVPGKHDIAFVEFEGEALAGVAKDALQGFRITATCAMKITYAKK, encoded by the exons ATGGATATCCGACCAAACCACACGATTTATATCAACAATATGAACGACAAAGTCAACAAGGATG AGCTGAAGCGGTCGCTCTACGCCCTGTTCTCTCAGTTCGGTCAGATCGTCGACATCGTTGCAATGAAGACGTCCAAGATGCGCGGCCAGGCCTTTGTTGTGTTCAAAGAGCTGGCCGCCTCGACCAACGCCCTGCGACAACTACAGGGCTTCCCCTTCTACAACAAACCCATG cGCATCCAGTATGCCAAGACCGACTCGGAGGTGATCGCAAAGATGAGGGGAACGTACGGAGACAAGGACAAGAAgaaggacaagaagaagaaggttcCTGAGGTGCTGACCAGCCTAGCCAAGAAGCCAGGGCCAGTG GCACTCACCCCGCAGACAAACAGCCCAGCTGCCCCG GTACCGGACAATCCTCCCAACTACATCCTGTTCCTTAGCAACCTGCCGGAGGAGACCAATGAGATGATGCTGTCCATGCTCTTCAACCA GTTCCCGGGGTTCAAGGAGGTGCGCTTGGTTCCGGGGAAACACGACATCGCCTTTGTGGAGTTTGAGGGCGAGGCTCTGGCGGGCGTGGCTAAAGACGCCCTGCAGGGCTTCAGGATCACCGCCACCTGCGCCATGAAGATCACCTACGCCAAGAAGTAG